The following is a genomic window from Vicinamibacterales bacterium.
TCCCTACCTGGCATACTTCGACACCGGCCTTGCGTTTCCGCTGAACTTCAACCAGGAGGTCCGGATCTCCGAGCCCATGCTGCTGCGGGCGCTGCGCGACCTCGGCTTCGAGGACGTAGATGTGTTCGAGCGGTTCCTTCCCGGATTGTCCCCCCGGTGGGAACAGTTCCAGCGGACCTTCCGGATGTACTACGCGACCCGCACCCATCGGCGCAAGAGCGCCTATTGGCGCGCTTCCACGGCCGCTTAGATCCGGTCGGGTTCCGTGAACGAGATGACGCCGCGGGGATGGCGTGTGCCAAGGCCTGTCGTGACCACGGGCTCGGCCATGTCGAAGCCCTTGTCCGGGTCACCGCGCGCGGGCTCGTATCCGCCGGTTTCCTGATTGCAGATGCCGATGCGGAGGTCGGTGACTGTCGCGTCAGTGCGAACGCCGACCGCACAGAGATACCAATCCGATCCGATGCGTGCCATCGACGCGTCGACCTCGTCACCGCCTCCGACCGTGTGATGCGTCATGGCGGCAAAGTCGAAGACGACGACGACGCCGAGATCGATCAGCTGGATGTACAGGGTGGACCGGCCGACCGGACGAAGCGCCACGGCGTGCGTCTGCGTTCCCCGAAACCCGAGCCCGAGGCACACGGCGCGATGCCAGCCCCCTGTCCCGTCCTCCCGAACTTCGTGGACGTGGGCGAGCGTGGCGTCGATGACGGTCCGCGCCGTGGCCACGGTGGCTCCCTCGCCGAACCAGCCCGAGAGTGCCTGTGGACCAACCGTGCGGCACGGTCTCCCACCGGGAAGCGTGCGAAGCCTGCTGTCATCGAACGATACGTTTGTGGCGTCTGCCATCTGGCGCAGCGAGCAGCCGAGCGTGACCGCAATGTCTCTGCGCGAGGCCGCGCCGGCGGCAAAATCGAACCATCGGTCGATCAGGGGCCGGTCGCCCTCCACTCTGTGTCGGCCGGCCAACAGGCGAGCGGCGCGCCACCGCGCTTCGTCGCCGCGGCGCCACGCGGCCGCGAGGCTGGCCCGCAAGCCGTTGACGGCAACCGTCGGAAGCGCCATATCGCCCGGGCTGCGCTGTTCGATGCCTTCTCCGTGGAGAATGCCTCCGCCCGTTGCGTTGATCACTCGGATGTCCGAGCGTTCGACGATCCGAGCGGCGAGCCAGTCGCGGAACTGGACGAAGTGCGGTGCGGTGCGCACAGGACGCCCACCGACGTCCGGCGTCTCGATCGTGTGGTTCCCTTCGAGCGACGCCCGCACCGCCGACCGCCGCGCGTCGTCGGTCTGGAGATGCGTCCAGTCCGCTTCATAGACGGTGTTCCGGCAGTAGGCCAGGTCCGAGGTGTATGCGAGATCGGCACC
Proteins encoded in this region:
- a CDS encoding 6-hydroxymethylpterin diphosphokinase MptE-like protein, with amino-acid sequence MRQMSEAALDPGSERVLQANLDVLRRSRGGVFEIADVEPYARLEDGSPMAAVVQASGGRWVRLHSARDPLQEADNLVAPAFAAGDPPLVIVIGLGLGYVVDAIERRSTTTKVLALEPLPATARFFLARRDWTQFFETERLTLLVGPRYRGAIDAWKLVAPAHPVPFIVSPVLLREFSAAVEQARIVADRVVVGARSNAEAGKRFVAPYLLNTLENVPVIASEGDVASLFGQFSGIPAILVAAGPSLDGNLPNIARMADRACVIAVDTALRPLLAAGIVPPLVVGLDPSERNGRHLRGIDDVTGVWLVGEGSLDPPAFDAFAGRTFTFRVSDHEPWPWLKEQGLDRGTLEAWGSVLTSTFDLACRMGCNPIVFTGADLAYTSDLAYCRNTVYEADWTHLQTDDARRSAVRASLEGNHTIETPDVGGRPVRTAPHFVQFRDWLAARIVERSDIRVINATGGGILHGEGIEQRSPGDMALPTVAVNGLRASLAAAWRRGDEARWRAARLLAGRHRVEGDRPLIDRWFDFAAGAASRRDIAVTLGCSLRQMADATNVSFDDSRLRTLPGGRPCRTVGPQALSGWFGEGATVATARTVIDATLAHVHEVREDGTGGWHRAVCLGLGFRGTQTHAVALRPVGRSTLYIQLIDLGVVVVFDFAAMTHHTVGGGDEVDASMARIGSDWYLCAVGVRTDATVTDLRIGICNQETGGYEPARGDPDKGFDMAEPVVTTGLGTRHPRGVISFTEPDRI